The genomic stretch GCGATCCTCGCACATCTCGACAAGCGCTGGTCGTTCGTCTGCACCGACGCCGCCGGTAACCAAGAGCGGATGGTCGTGCTCTACGACCGCAACAAACTGCGCCTGCGCGAGCAGATCGCCGAGGTGGCGATCCCGCCGGCGCAACATCGTTTCATCAAGCTGCGCGGAGTCGGGTCTACGTTTCGCGGGCTCGACCGGCACCCGCAGGTCGTCTCGTTTCGTTGGGGCGAGACGCCGCTCACGCTCGGCAACGTGCACCTCTTCTTCGGCAGCACGAGCAAGGCCGATGTCGAGCGACGTCAGCTCGAGGCTTACGCGGTCGCCCGCTGGGCGCGTCTCGAAAACCAGTCCCCGCACGCCTTCGATCCGCACGTGATCCTGCTCGGCGATTTCAACCTGCCCTACATGCGACCCGAGGATCCCATCCTCGGCGTGCTCGCGGGCGAAGGTCTCGTGCTCGCTCCTTACGCCACCGAAATCGGGACGACGCTGCCGAGCGAACCGCGGGGAAACACCGCCGTGCGTGTGAACCACTACGACCAGATCGCCTTCTTTCCCGCCATGCGCGACTACTTCACCGGCGGTGCTGGCGTGTTCGATTTCGACACCGTCATCCTGCCCGACCTCTGGCAGGCGCGCGGCCGCAAGGACTTCAACGCCTACCTCCGTTACCATTTTTCCGACCACCGCCTGCTCTGGACGCAAATCCAAGCGCAGCCCCGCCGCTGAGAACCGCCGCCAAACGTCCGCCCCGGTTTGCGCGCGGATTCACCGAAGATATGTTCCTGCCGACGCGCGAGTGCGGCGTTTCGCGTCGGCCCGAGCGTCGTCTTCCCAAGCCTCTCAACCCCGGGAGCCCGCCATGCCTGCGAAAAAAGTGAAGGAGTTCCTCGACCGCCGCGGCACGAAGTACGTCACCATCTGGCACTCGCCCGCGTTCACCGCCCAAGAGGTCGCCGAGTCCGCCCACGTCTCCGGTCGAGAATTCGCCAAGACCGTGATCGTGAACCTCGAGGGCAGACTCGCCATGGTCGTGTTGCCCGCTTCGAAACACCTCGTGCTCTCCGATCTGCGCGAGATGCTCGACGCACCACACGTCCGCCTCGCCTCCGAATCGGAGTTCAAGGCCGTGTTCCCCGACTGCGAGGTGGGCGCGATGCCGCCGTTCGGCAACCTCTACGGTCTGCCGACCTACGTGGCCGCGAGTCTCGCCGAACAGCCGGAGATCGCCTTCAACGCCGGCTCGCACACCGAAGCGTTCTTGATGGATTACCACGACTACGCCGAGGCCGTGCAACCGCGCGTGCTGGAGTTCATCACGACCTGAAGCCGCCACGACGGCGCGGCCCAACGCGCACCCCGGGCGGATTGACGAACACCCGCCCGACGCCATCGTCGTGCCCATGCAAGTCGGTCAGAAAGTCGTTTGCGTGAACGACTCCTTCCCTCCCCACGTAGTCGAGCTCTACGAGCAACTCCCCGTGAAGGGCACGATCTACACGATCCGGGCGGCTTCGCTCGGCCGCGAGAAACTCGCCGTGATCAAAGACGGCAAGCTCGTGCCCAACGGCGGCTCCGACGCGTCCGTGACTGTCCGCATCCTGCTGGAGGAATTGCACAACGGCCCGGACCCGTTCTGCGCCTCCCAAGAACTCGGCTTCAACGCCGAGCGCTTCCGCGAACTCGAACAAGAGACCCACGTCGAAGAACTCGAGGAGCACGCGGTCGGTTTCAACTGAGAGCCGCGACGCATCCCGCCGCTGACGACGACCTTGGTCGCCGGCACGCCCGCGCGGGAGCGCAAACGAAAGCGTGCATCTCGCGCACGCGGCACCACGATGCCGCGGATGAGCCGCATGTTCGAGGAACTCGACTACCAGAAGACGCCCATCGGCGAGCTGACCTTGCGCCGACGCCTCGTCCCGATGCTGGACAACCGCGAGGCGTTCGAGGTGAAGCTCGGCGAAGACTACCTGATGTCGTCGCTCTTCCACGACGCCGAGGTCGCGCTCGCCGACCTCGGGCTCGCGGGACTCGAGGGTGATGCGCTCGAAGTCGTGGTCGGCGGCCTCGGTCTGGGCTACACCGCCGCGGCCGCACTGGCGCACGCGAAGGTCCGCTCCCTCGTCGTGGTCGATTACCTCGAGGCCGTGATCGGCTGGCATCGCCGCGGTCTCGTGCCGCTCGGCGAAACGCTCGTGAACGACCCACGTTGCCGCTTCGTCCACGCCGACTTCTTCGCCCTCGCCGCTTCGGAGCAAGGCTTCGACGGCGGCCGCAAGTTCCACGCCGTGTTGCTCGATATCGACCACTCGCCCGACTTCCTGCTCCATCCCGCCAACGCCGCGTTCTACTCGCTCGAAGGTCTGCGCAAGCTCTTGCGGCACCTCGTGCCCGGCGGAGCGTTCGCGCTCTGGTCCAACGACGCACCCGATCCCGTCTTCGAGGCGAAACTCGAGTCAACGTTCGTCTCCGTCGAGAGCCGTGTGATCGAGTTCGCCAACCCGCTCACCGAGGCCACGTCGACCAACACCGTCTACGTCGCGCGAGCACCCGTCGCATCGAGCGGCGTTTGACTCACTTGCGCTCCAAGACTTCGGCTGGGCGCGAGGCCTTTTCCGACCACTCGGCCCCGGCCACGTCGGCAGCGGTCAGGCCGCGATCGAGATCGAGTCCGGTCGTGCGCCAGGCATGTGCATGGATCGAGATCGGCGCACGTACGCGCTCGTCGAACTCGATCGGAAGCAACACGCCGTCGAAGTCGCGATACTTCAGAAAGGTCACGTCGACCGTCGCGCCACGAGTGGTGCGGAAACCCTCCAAGGTGAGCCACACGCGCCACAGTCGATGGTCACGTGCATCGATGAACATCACGACTTCGTCTCGCGGCGAACGGCCGAAACCCGGCTCCAGGACGGCGAGCACGCGGTGCAAGGTCCGCCCGTCTTCCACCACGTCTGCGAGTCGTTCGAGCCGCGAAGCCCGCCATGCCACGAAGCTCGGCCCGCAGAGGAAGAGTTGAAACGCGTCCGACGTCATCGCCGAAGACGCGAGCACGTCCTCGTCGAAGCTCTCGACGCCGTCGTAGAAGACGCGGACGTCGTCGTCCGTGCGCAACACGAGTTTTTCGCCTGCGGGTCCACTCCACCGGATGGCGTGCACACCCTCGGACGGCAACATCCGCTCCTGTGCGTCGATGCGCCACTGGTGATCCGTCACCAACGGTTGGATACGCGTGATCAGGCCGCTCCACTCTCCCGTGATGGCCGAGGCGATGTCGCCGCCCCGCGCGCGCAGGTCGCCGCCGTGCGCCGCCACGGTCGCGGCGAGTACCGCAGCCCCGTCGCGTCCATCGGGATGCACGAAC from Opitutales bacterium ASA1 encodes the following:
- a CDS encoding YbaK/EbsC family protein, whose protein sequence is MPAKKVKEFLDRRGTKYVTIWHSPAFTAQEVAESAHVSGREFAKTVIVNLEGRLAMVVLPASKHLVLSDLREMLDAPHVRLASESEFKAVFPDCEVGAMPPFGNLYGLPTYVAASLAEQPEIAFNAGSHTEAFLMDYHDYAEAVQPRVLEFITT